In the genome of Leucobacter luti, one region contains:
- a CDS encoding biliverdin-producing heme oxygenase, translated as MTIFTDDVVAAVTGHMNGDHTDDNLLIARAFGYPGVTESRMVGVTGDGGVWVVTDAEGDHELTVAWPGGEISERPQIRRQVVELYKVACDKLGISARDEHAPEPTGGDDAATPHAAAHPHSGNPHGGNPHGGNPHGGNPHGGNPHGGNPHGGNPHGGGRHAGATDAEGEQPFSSVIRESSWSDHSDSEGATFMEDIMRGIGTKQDYIDLVVQHYFMYEALEAAATQLVADPAFAGFHPTALVRMPALEADLEYLIGSDWREQIAPVPATAAYAARIREIAEEGWAAGIVAHHYTRYLGDLSGGQMIAKRVAKQHELDAAGIEFYDFSALGAIADFKSGYRAELDALGARLDDAERGRMLDEVRTAYGFNTAVFVDLGKAKAAA; from the coding sequence GTGACGATCTTTACTGATGACGTTGTGGCGGCAGTGACCGGACACATGAACGGCGACCATACGGACGATAATCTCCTGATCGCGCGGGCCTTTGGGTATCCGGGTGTGACGGAGAGCCGCATGGTCGGCGTAACTGGCGACGGCGGGGTGTGGGTCGTGACCGATGCCGAAGGTGACCACGAACTCACCGTGGCGTGGCCGGGCGGGGAGATTTCTGAGCGCCCGCAGATCCGGCGTCAGGTCGTTGAGCTGTACAAGGTCGCCTGCGACAAGCTCGGCATCTCGGCGCGCGACGAGCACGCTCCGGAGCCGACGGGAGGCGACGATGCTGCGACGCCGCACGCGGCAGCGCACCCGCACAGTGGGAACCCGCACGGTGGGAACCCGCACGGTGGGAACCCGCACGGTGGGAACCCGCACGGTGGGAACCCGCACGGTGGGAATCCCCACGGCGGGAACCCGCACGGTGGCGGACGCCACGCCGGAGCCACAGATGCCGAGGGTGAGCAGCCGTTTTCAAGCGTGATTCGTGAGAGCTCCTGGTCGGATCACTCCGACAGCGAGGGCGCGACCTTCATGGAAGACATCATGCGCGGGATCGGCACGAAGCAGGACTACATCGACCTGGTCGTGCAGCACTACTTTATGTACGAAGCGCTCGAAGCCGCCGCGACTCAGCTCGTGGCCGACCCCGCATTTGCCGGGTTCCACCCTACGGCGCTCGTGCGCATGCCGGCGCTCGAGGCTGACCTCGAGTACCTGATCGGCTCCGATTGGCGCGAGCAGATCGCACCCGTTCCCGCCACTGCGGCCTACGCGGCCCGGATCCGCGAGATCGCCGAAGAGGGCTGGGCCGCGGGCATCGTCGCGCACCACTACACGCGCTACCTCGGCGACCTGTCCGGCGGGCAGATGATCGCAAAGCGCGTCGCGAAGCAGCACGAGCTCGACGCGGCCGGGATTGAGTTTTACGACTTCTCAGCGCTGGGCGCCATCGCTGATTTTAAGAGCGGATACCGTGCCGAGCTCGACGCGCTCGGTGCACGCCTGGACGACGCCGAGCGCGGGCGCATGCTTGATGAGGTGCGCACGGCCTACGGCTTCAACACCGCAGTGTTCGTTGACCTCGGGAAGGCG
- a CDS encoding serine hydrolase — translation MIPKRAHRVRLAVVALTAAAALSLTACSGGGPLSSSGDVNTIDAGLATSIDGAIESALALSGSTEAIVGVWSGDGSEYVRGYGSDSVDGASRIRGAQATQPVMCALLLDLVEQGRIDLDREISKDLTRQSGVEGITYRQLCDMRSGIADFKGAFSSLFVNNPTRPWPEQELIAQGLAKSPLAWPGKDFHQSDTNVLLLSRVLKVETGEEISDLLSEHVFAKAKMGSSYYPSSESTTVSGSTMTGLVYPVSGGKPVCDAGPVEVAEVSPTMLGGAGATVTTVSDLKNFYEQYLDGAFGGSAAGVVKELQPTKNPARDENGEPTEEPDTAGRQWAFGMEKVGPLYGRAGAITGTLTAAYHDPESGYSVVVSLNNSSAGANFVKALAQQIAAVSAGAGAAPEMTWTADDQAAILAKGAVCQ, via the coding sequence TTGATCCCGAAACGTGCTCATCGCGTCCGCCTCGCAGTCGTCGCCCTCACTGCGGCCGCGGCTCTGAGCCTCACCGCCTGCTCCGGAGGGGGTCCACTCTCCTCCTCGGGCGACGTCAACACCATTGACGCGGGGCTCGCAACAAGCATCGACGGTGCCATCGAAAGTGCACTCGCGCTCAGCGGATCCACCGAAGCAATCGTCGGCGTCTGGAGCGGGGACGGCAGCGAGTACGTCCGCGGATACGGCTCGGATTCAGTGGACGGCGCGAGCCGGATCCGCGGCGCCCAAGCCACCCAACCCGTCATGTGCGCGCTCCTCCTCGATCTGGTCGAGCAGGGGCGCATCGATCTGGATCGCGAAATCTCGAAGGACCTCACCCGCCAATCGGGTGTCGAAGGCATCACCTACCGCCAGCTCTGCGATATGCGATCCGGGATCGCTGACTTCAAGGGCGCGTTCTCTTCACTCTTCGTAAACAACCCAACCCGCCCGTGGCCGGAACAGGAACTGATCGCGCAGGGCCTCGCGAAGTCACCACTGGCCTGGCCGGGCAAGGACTTCCACCAGTCCGACACCAACGTGCTCCTCCTCTCGCGCGTGCTGAAGGTGGAAACCGGCGAAGAGATCTCAGACCTCCTGTCCGAACACGTCTTCGCCAAGGCCAAGATGGGTTCCTCGTACTACCCGTCGTCTGAAAGCACGACCGTTTCCGGCTCCACCATGACCGGGCTCGTCTACCCTGTCAGCGGCGGCAAGCCAGTCTGTGACGCCGGACCCGTCGAGGTCGCCGAAGTCTCGCCCACCATGCTTGGCGGTGCTGGCGCGACCGTGACCACAGTCTCGGACCTCAAGAATTTCTACGAACAGTACCTCGACGGCGCCTTCGGCGGCAGCGCCGCAGGTGTCGTGAAGGAACTCCAGCCCACCAAGAACCCGGCACGCGACGAGAACGGCGAGCCCACCGAAGAGCCCGACACCGCAGGGCGCCAGTGGGCATTCGGCATGGAAAAGGTCGGACCGCTGTACGGCCGGGCTGGCGCCATCACCGGCACGCTGACCGCCGCGTACCACGACCCTGAATCGGGCTACTCCGTGGTCGTCTCACTCAACAACTCCTCGGCTGGTGCGAATTTCGTAAAGGCCCTCGCCCAGCAGATCGCCGCAGTCTCCGCGGGAGCCGGCGCTGCGCCGGAGATGACCTGGACCGCCGACGACCAGGCAGCGATCCTCGCGAAGGGTGCTGTCTGCCAGTAG
- a CDS encoding leucine-rich repeat domain-containing protein has product MTAVGIGVAAVGFGVVPAHAADISFPDANFANCINQALGQPAGSPISDAQAANLPYLNCNFADITDITGVEALTGTTELRLAVNSISDISAVASLSGLETLAFSNNAVSDISALSSLTNLTSLDMGYNQLTDISAIAGLTGLTSLDYQGNPNTDLSAVAGLTNLTSLSVSHINGADATPLAALTQLTSINIQESKLSDISAMEHLTSLRQVYVGGNAIADLSPLNSLPAADQSNPASIINAVGQNIAFPDGKTGLTYQSPVIDLDGAPLSIFTFSGATPAPDGLSWSASTAGTNYFSWNQTNAAGTHAFSGNFAQVVTDALPTTLNDDVATTPAATPVTVDVLTNDGDADEPALDAATLAVRDAANAPQSTVTTDAGEYTVVDGTVTFTPNTDFAGETVITYEVTNVDGMTDTASLVITVAKPEVKEPIVVVPGIEKPGIQKPAPEQPAPAGQNSARITPTGASHASTPVALATTGAAGHALPLGVAAALLLTGSGIVIARKLRAA; this is encoded by the coding sequence ATGACTGCCGTGGGCATCGGGGTCGCCGCGGTCGGGTTCGGCGTAGTGCCCGCACACGCCGCAGATATTTCATTTCCCGACGCGAACTTCGCGAACTGCATCAACCAGGCTCTGGGCCAGCCCGCGGGAAGCCCCATCTCTGACGCACAGGCGGCAAACTTGCCGTACCTGAACTGCAACTTCGCTGACATCACCGACATCACCGGAGTCGAGGCCCTCACCGGAACGACTGAGCTTCGCCTTGCCGTGAACAGCATCTCCGACATTTCGGCGGTGGCAAGCCTCAGCGGCCTAGAGACGCTCGCGTTCTCGAACAACGCAGTCTCAGATATCTCAGCCCTGTCCTCGCTCACGAATCTGACCTCGCTCGATATGGGCTACAACCAGCTGACGGACATCTCCGCGATTGCCGGGCTCACGGGCCTCACCAGCCTCGATTACCAGGGAAACCCGAACACTGACCTCTCGGCAGTCGCGGGACTCACGAACCTGACGTCCCTCTCGGTATCTCACATCAACGGCGCAGACGCTACGCCGCTCGCCGCGCTCACGCAGCTCACATCGATCAACATCCAGGAGTCCAAGCTCTCGGACATTTCTGCGATGGAGCACCTCACCTCACTGAGACAGGTGTACGTTGGCGGCAACGCAATCGCCGACCTTTCGCCGCTCAATTCGCTGCCGGCGGCCGACCAGTCGAACCCCGCGAGTATCATCAACGCAGTGGGACAGAACATCGCATTCCCAGACGGCAAGACCGGGCTCACCTACCAGTCCCCTGTTATCGACCTGGATGGCGCGCCCCTCTCCATCTTCACTTTCTCGGGCGCAACGCCTGCACCCGACGGCCTGTCGTGGAGCGCCAGCACTGCTGGCACGAACTACTTCTCATGGAATCAGACGAACGCCGCTGGCACTCATGCATTCAGCGGCAACTTCGCCCAGGTCGTAACCGATGCGCTCCCCACGACGCTGAATGATGACGTAGCGACCACGCCAGCTGCGACACCGGTCACCGTCGACGTGCTGACGAACGACGGCGACGCGGACGAACCGGCGCTGGACGCCGCAACACTTGCCGTGAGGGACGCCGCGAACGCCCCGCAGAGCACTGTCACCACAGACGCTGGCGAGTACACCGTCGTCGATGGCACGGTCACTTTCACTCCGAACACCGACTTCGCAGGCGAGACCGTGATCACCTATGAGGTGACCAACGTCGACGGCATGACTGACACTGCATCACTCGTCATCACCGTGGCGAAACCCGAGGTGAAGGAACCGATCGTTGTCGTTCCGGGCATTGAGAAGCCCGGGATTCAGAAGCCAGCACCTGAGCAGCCCGCTCCAGCGGGGCAGAACAGTGCACGCATCACCCCAACGGGAGCCAGCCACGCGAGCACCCCGGTGGCGCTCGCCACAACGGGCGCTGCTGGGCACGCACTCCCCCTGGGTGTTGCCGCGGCACTGCTCCTCACCGGTTCTGGCATCGTGATCGCTCGGAAGTTGCGCGCGGCCTAA
- a CDS encoding mechanosensitive ion channel domain-containing protein, whose amino-acid sequence MAELFSQSWTWWIITLAVGVPVVLVTLTELSNALTRRRHPMAGPIRFLRNWVIPAGALFALLAFALTSPADLVWVRVAATVFGFLLILLVLSSFNAALFASATPGTWRERIPSIFVEIARLVLVAVGLAILFSWVWEADVGGLFAALGVTSIVIGLALQNAVGGVISGLLLLFEQPFKIGDWLDTGSVRGRVVEVNWRAVHIDTGSGIQIVPNSTLSGASFTNLSEPDGPYSATVAAKFTTDDPPHEVMSLLLEVASGLPVLRRGESPSVEYAGNASYEVSIPLDGPADAQRAQSLYLSWLWYAARRRGFALDGDGTDPLADPARLEEAIEFVTPTLHLRETGQELLRRTSRLERFGVGEVVQPAGVVPDAVHVVLSGRAAIALDVDGGRFEFSSASPGDLIGLTALTREPAHAVSVAGEILTVLTLPISTVDELISSRPHLAEEIGASLDLKRRLTAEAVAQIDLTRRVTRGR is encoded by the coding sequence GTGGCCGAGCTCTTCAGCCAGTCTTGGACCTGGTGGATCATCACCCTTGCGGTGGGGGTGCCAGTGGTGCTCGTGACTCTCACCGAGCTCAGCAACGCGCTGACGCGCCGGCGGCACCCGATGGCGGGGCCGATCAGGTTCCTGCGCAACTGGGTAATTCCGGCCGGTGCGCTGTTCGCGCTACTCGCCTTTGCGCTGACCTCTCCGGCGGATCTGGTCTGGGTGCGCGTTGCGGCAACGGTGTTCGGCTTCCTGCTGATCCTGCTGGTGCTGTCCTCCTTCAACGCAGCGCTATTCGCAAGCGCGACGCCGGGCACCTGGCGGGAGCGGATCCCGTCGATCTTCGTGGAGATCGCGCGACTCGTGCTCGTGGCCGTGGGGCTCGCGATCCTGTTCTCGTGGGTATGGGAAGCCGATGTTGGCGGGCTGTTCGCCGCACTCGGAGTCACCTCGATCGTTATTGGACTCGCGCTGCAGAATGCGGTGGGCGGAGTCATCTCAGGTTTGCTGTTGCTCTTCGAACAGCCGTTCAAAATCGGCGATTGGCTCGACACGGGAAGCGTGCGCGGTCGAGTGGTTGAGGTGAACTGGCGTGCAGTACACATTGACACCGGTTCCGGGATCCAGATCGTGCCGAACTCGACGCTCTCGGGGGCCTCGTTCACGAACCTCAGCGAGCCGGATGGACCGTACAGCGCCACTGTGGCAGCGAAATTCACGACCGATGATCCACCGCACGAGGTAATGTCCCTGCTGTTGGAAGTTGCGAGCGGCCTGCCAGTGCTTCGTCGAGGTGAAAGCCCCAGCGTTGAGTATGCCGGCAACGCCAGCTACGAAGTGTCGATCCCGCTGGACGGGCCAGCCGACGCGCAGCGCGCGCAGTCGCTGTATCTGTCTTGGCTCTGGTACGCGGCCAGGCGGCGTGGGTTCGCGCTCGACGGTGACGGCACCGATCCGCTCGCAGATCCCGCGCGACTTGAGGAAGCGATCGAGTTCGTCACCCCGACACTGCACCTCCGTGAGACTGGTCAGGAGCTGCTCCGTCGTACCTCACGTTTGGAACGCTTTGGGGTGGGCGAAGTGGTGCAGCCTGCGGGAGTGGTGCCTGATGCCGTGCACGTCGTGCTCTCCGGCCGCGCTGCGATTGCCCTCGATGTGGACGGGGGGCGGTTCGAATTCTCATCGGCGAGTCCTGGTGATCTGATCGGCCTGACCGCACTGACGCGGGAGCCGGCGCACGCGGTCTCCGTAGCTGGTGAGATCCTCACCGTGTTGACGCTTCCGATTTCGACCGTTGACGAGCTCATATCATCACGACCGCACCTCGCCGAAGAGATCGGTGCCTCACTTGATCTCAAACGCAGGCTCACCGCGGAAGCTGTGGCGCAGATCGACCTCACGCGCAGGGTGACACGCGGCAGATAA
- a CDS encoding adenylate/guanylate cyclase domain-containing protein, whose product MSDGSSTEVTHEMPGKKRKHLGGLSIQSKLLVMLLGVSLVSSIVVGAIGFVNGRQSLHEAAVDQLVTIRSMRATEIENAVRSFRLDASLQSRNLSAQTLSKEMNAGFAQLQSRPAVSEEEDEQLAAYYRDVFIPELEQRNTEAYGDRAFIPESNAGKYLQLQYTVQNQDFDADYDTLLRSNDAGDGTSYSAAAERYGDYFGRLIEQAGYEDALLLNTDGDVVFSAYKGAELGTNLNTGPYRETAFAEAYRTAMATNSVDTVVMTDYERWIPSLNVPAIWIVSPVGNDSGVTGAMAFQVSIDRINDVMTGEEHWKEQGLGDDGEVYLVGRDNLMRSNSRKLIEEPESYAQKAINGGNSPRVAQRIVDVGGTVLLQKVDTKAVDSAKLGKTGAIVGRDYIGGESITAYAPLDVEDVDWMIVARIDTSEAFAPVTTFTRNVLLSLLGILVAVSLLSLVLAQVFTRPIRRLVDATHRVAEGDLDVRVPEGSRDEFGGLGIAFNDMASSLQLKQDLIEEQRAENEKLLHTLMPESVAAKYKQGDEAISEAHENVSVVFAELVGFDENARGLSPEEEIRQLNTLMRGFDEAAEKAGVEKVRTLRGGYLASSGLVVPRVDNVRRSVEFAKSLIAVVERFNAQNRTSISVRAGVDMGTVTSGLVARTSLAYDLWGDAVSLAYRVRSVTDEPGVFVSQTVYTRTQEIFDYVEAGTIESRGERETVWKVV is encoded by the coding sequence ATGAGCGACGGCAGTAGTACTGAAGTGACCCACGAAATGCCTGGGAAGAAACGCAAGCACCTGGGTGGCTTGAGTATTCAATCAAAGCTGCTGGTGATGCTGCTGGGGGTCAGTCTGGTCTCTTCGATCGTTGTCGGCGCTATTGGCTTTGTGAACGGGCGACAGTCGCTGCACGAGGCCGCGGTGGACCAGCTCGTCACGATCCGCTCGATGCGCGCGACAGAGATAGAAAACGCGGTGCGCTCCTTCCGGCTCGATGCCTCGTTGCAGTCTCGCAACCTCAGTGCGCAGACGCTCTCGAAGGAAATGAACGCTGGCTTCGCGCAACTGCAGAGCCGTCCGGCTGTGAGCGAGGAAGAAGACGAGCAACTCGCGGCATACTACCGAGACGTGTTCATCCCTGAACTCGAGCAGCGCAACACAGAGGCGTACGGTGATCGCGCGTTTATCCCGGAGTCGAACGCCGGAAAATACCTGCAGCTCCAGTACACGGTGCAGAACCAAGACTTTGACGCCGACTACGACACACTGTTGCGGTCCAACGATGCCGGGGACGGAACGTCCTACTCGGCCGCTGCTGAACGCTACGGCGACTACTTCGGACGCCTCATTGAGCAGGCAGGATATGAGGACGCGCTGCTATTGAACACCGACGGCGACGTGGTGTTCTCGGCATACAAAGGTGCCGAGCTCGGCACAAACCTGAACACCGGCCCCTACCGGGAGACGGCGTTCGCCGAGGCGTATCGCACGGCGATGGCTACAAACTCGGTCGACACCGTTGTCATGACCGACTACGAACGCTGGATCCCGTCTCTGAATGTGCCAGCGATTTGGATCGTGTCACCCGTCGGCAACGACAGTGGGGTCACAGGCGCGATGGCATTCCAAGTCTCGATCGACCGCATCAACGACGTCATGACCGGGGAAGAGCACTGGAAAGAGCAAGGCCTGGGCGACGACGGTGAGGTCTACCTTGTCGGGCGCGACAACCTCATGCGCAGCAACTCACGCAAACTCATCGAAGAACCGGAAAGCTATGCACAGAAGGCGATCAACGGGGGCAACTCTCCGCGGGTGGCTCAGCGCATTGTTGACGTCGGAGGCACCGTGCTGCTTCAGAAAGTCGACACGAAAGCGGTGGATTCGGCGAAGCTCGGGAAAACAGGCGCCATTGTTGGCCGTGACTACATCGGTGGGGAGAGCATCACTGCCTACGCTCCGTTGGATGTCGAAGACGTCGACTGGATGATCGTTGCGCGCATCGACACGAGTGAGGCGTTCGCTCCGGTGACGACTTTTACTCGCAACGTCCTGCTTTCTCTCCTCGGCATTCTTGTTGCGGTATCGCTGCTGTCGCTGGTGCTCGCGCAAGTCTTCACGCGACCGATCCGGCGCTTGGTCGATGCAACCCACCGGGTCGCCGAAGGGGACCTCGACGTGAGAGTGCCGGAGGGCTCGCGCGATGAGTTCGGCGGACTCGGAATCGCATTCAACGACATGGCATCGAGTCTGCAACTCAAACAAGACCTTATTGAGGAGCAGCGGGCGGAGAACGAGAAGCTCCTGCACACGCTCATGCCCGAAAGTGTCGCTGCCAAGTACAAACAGGGCGACGAAGCGATCAGTGAGGCACACGAGAACGTCTCAGTCGTGTTCGCGGAACTCGTGGGCTTCGACGAGAACGCGCGGGGGCTCTCGCCGGAAGAGGAGATCCGTCAGCTCAACACCCTGATGCGTGGGTTCGACGAGGCCGCAGAAAAGGCGGGGGTCGAAAAGGTGCGCACGCTGCGCGGCGGCTACCTTGCGTCTTCCGGTCTGGTGGTGCCGCGCGTCGATAACGTGCGGCGGAGCGTAGAGTTCGCGAAGTCGCTGATCGCTGTCGTCGAACGATTCAACGCACAGAACCGAACATCGATCTCCGTGCGCGCTGGTGTCGATATGGGCACCGTCACGAGCGGGCTCGTAGCCCGAACATCGCTGGCGTATGACCTCTGGGGCGACGCGGTGAGCCTCGCGTATCGTGTGCGCTCAGTGACCGATGAGCCAGGGGTATTCGTGAGCCAGACGGTCTACACCCGCACCCAAGAGATCTTTGACTACGTCGAGGCCGGAACGATCGAGTCTCGCGGCGAACGTGAGACGGTTTGGAAGGTGGTCTAG
- a CDS encoding GntR family transcriptional regulator, whose translation MPIPGTKTTTAARRVLLRDVVEDRLREAIMDGTLEPGETLHDKELQDWLGVSRTPIRDALNELARTGLVEMEPNRYTRVVVPREEEALEAMQTLGVLLGGIVRLAVPRLDKKSRTRIIADLSHIQEDLESAGLPQTRNTVLKMWERLAQQCGNAILQGVYQDAMTGLFFKVPVEFFARLFDQDEIRTEVAKLSSAIESRDAIAAELATERIYQLPAADAASD comes from the coding sequence ATGCCCATTCCTGGTACCAAGACCACGACGGCGGCCCGGCGTGTGCTCCTGCGCGACGTCGTCGAGGACCGGTTGCGCGAGGCCATTATGGACGGCACGCTCGAGCCCGGCGAGACACTTCACGACAAAGAACTCCAAGACTGGCTCGGAGTCTCGCGGACACCGATCCGGGATGCACTCAACGAGCTCGCGCGCACCGGGCTCGTCGAGATGGAGCCGAACCGATACACGCGCGTTGTGGTGCCGCGCGAGGAAGAAGCGCTCGAAGCGATGCAGACGCTGGGCGTTCTGCTCGGTGGAATCGTGCGTCTCGCTGTTCCGAGGCTCGATAAGAAGTCCCGCACGCGGATCATTGCTGATCTGAGTCACATCCAAGAGGACCTCGAGTCGGCAGGGCTTCCACAGACGCGAAACACCGTGCTCAAGATGTGGGAGCGCCTGGCGCAGCAGTGTGGCAATGCGATCTTGCAAGGCGTGTATCAGGACGCTATGACGGGGCTCTTCTTCAAAGTCCCGGTCGAGTTTTTCGCCCGCCTCTTCGATCAGGACGAGATTCGAACGGAGGTGGCGAAGCTCTCATCGGCGATCGAATCACGGGATGCCATTGCAGCCGAGCTCGCCACGGAGCGGATCTATCAGTTGCCAGCTGCGGACGCTGCTTCCGACTGA
- a CDS encoding GntR family transcriptional regulator — MPVPKQRIEIPARRLLRDDVHDAIREAILTGQFAPGERLEDSALQAWLGVSRTPVRQAIDALVREGLVETAAQSFTRVVNPDPRNSRHVSGTVGVLMSGVTRWAVVRLSVKKREHAAALAEQIAQELRSRDRESFARDVVEFFAIMQRECGNPVLQQLCHTVGPSYAYHLGITLANAEIEWDRLSLEYDMLAAAVRSGDGSGAGRAVESIHPG; from the coding sequence ATGCCCGTTCCGAAGCAGCGCATTGAGATTCCCGCCAGGCGCCTGCTTCGGGACGATGTTCACGACGCGATTCGTGAGGCAATCCTCACTGGACAGTTTGCGCCGGGGGAGCGGCTTGAAGACAGCGCGCTCCAAGCATGGCTCGGGGTATCACGCACTCCCGTGCGGCAAGCCATCGACGCTCTCGTGCGCGAGGGGCTCGTCGAGACTGCGGCGCAGTCGTTTACACGCGTGGTGAACCCGGACCCGAGGAACTCCAGACACGTGAGCGGCACCGTGGGAGTGCTCATGTCGGGGGTGACGCGATGGGCAGTCGTTCGCCTGAGCGTGAAGAAGCGTGAGCATGCGGCGGCTTTGGCGGAGCAGATTGCTCAGGAGCTGCGCTCGCGGGATCGCGAGAGCTTCGCTCGTGATGTGGTTGAGTTCTTTGCGATCATGCAGCGCGAGTGTGGGAATCCGGTGCTGCAACAGTTGTGCCACACCGTGGGGCCGAGCTATGCCTACCACTTGGGTATCACGCTGGCGAACGCTGAAATCGAGTGGGATCGTCTGTCGCTCGAATATGACATGCTGGCCGCGGCTGTGCGGTCGGGAGACGGCTCCGGAGCGGGGCGAGCGGTAGAGTCCATTCACCCCGGATAG
- a CDS encoding ankyrin repeat domain-containing protein, translating to MSSAPRLPRLFWATAVTALAALALAGCAPEPDSAAPPASTVTPAPSAVPTPAPKPTVPPAPIVREDLRGLAQAELDSRLIAAAWANDVPEAEALIVAGADVNAKDETVQSAYLVATSEGYAELLALTLAHGADLASLDSYNGTGLIRAAERGHTAVVGTLITSGISLDHVNFPGYVALHEALIYAKPEQVQEYQDTARVLIAAGVDLSIPTVNTGETPEMLAVRYGLGRQAELIRLALQAPIPAADAQAALYAAAAAGDPDRTALAVRAGAEISAVNAEGETALGLATAGDHPVTVTLLTSLGGS from the coding sequence ATGTCTTCCGCTCCTCGCCTGCCTCGACTGTTTTGGGCTACGGCCGTTACTGCGCTCGCCGCGCTCGCGCTCGCGGGCTGCGCCCCTGAGCCGGACAGCGCTGCACCACCAGCCTCGACGGTGACGCCCGCGCCGAGTGCCGTACCCACACCCGCACCGAAGCCGACTGTGCCACCTGCTCCGATAGTCCGCGAGGATCTCAGGGGTCTCGCCCAAGCGGAACTCGATTCACGACTCATCGCGGCCGCTTGGGCGAACGACGTTCCGGAGGCGGAAGCGCTGATTGTGGCCGGGGCCGATGTGAATGCGAAAGACGAGACTGTGCAGAGTGCGTATCTGGTTGCGACGAGTGAGGGGTACGCGGAGCTGCTCGCGCTGACACTGGCGCACGGTGCCGACCTCGCAAGCCTTGATTCCTACAACGGCACTGGCCTGATCCGCGCAGCGGAGCGAGGCCACACGGCAGTGGTTGGCACGCTCATCACGTCCGGGATCAGCCTGGATCACGTGAACTTTCCCGGGTACGTCGCGCTGCATGAGGCGCTGATCTATGCCAAGCCCGAACAGGTGCAGGAATACCAAGACACTGCGCGTGTGCTTATTGCGGCGGGCGTCGACCTATCGATTCCCACTGTCAACACGGGGGAGACGCCCGAGATGCTCGCGGTGCGCTACGGGTTGGGGCGCCAGGCTGAGCTGATTCGACTCGCACTCCAGGCGCCCATTCCGGCGGCAGACGCGCAGGCCGCGCTCTACGCGGCCGCCGCGGCAGGAGACCCTGATCGCACCGCACTGGCCGTGCGGGCGGGCGCAGAGATATCCGCGGTGAACGCGGAAGGCGAGACGGCACTCGGCCTCGCCACCGCGGGCGATCACCCGGTCACGGTCACCCTGCTCACGAGTTTGGGCGGCTCATAG
- a CDS encoding DUF3817 domain-containing protein translates to MLPRTLFRIFAFAELVTWAGLITALILRGTGVTDSLVSVAGGVHGFVFLAYCVVTVFVWVNQKWKAGVGVLGLVSAVVPFATLPFELAIDKRGLLTGEWRLAPGRDEPRGFIEHVQAWVLRHPILALIVLLVGVTAVFTLLLWLGPPVPKA, encoded by the coding sequence ATGTTGCCTCGCACACTGTTCCGGATCTTTGCGTTTGCCGAACTCGTGACCTGGGCGGGACTGATCACCGCACTCATCCTCCGCGGCACCGGCGTGACGGACTCGCTGGTGAGCGTCGCGGGTGGTGTGCACGGCTTCGTGTTCCTCGCCTACTGCGTGGTCACAGTGTTCGTGTGGGTGAACCAGAAGTGGAAGGCGGGGGTCGGCGTTCTCGGACTCGTTTCAGCCGTCGTGCCGTTCGCGACGCTCCCGTTCGAGCTCGCGATCGACAAGCGCGGCCTGCTTACCGGTGAGTGGCGGCTGGCGCCGGGCCGCGACGAGCCGCGCGGCTTCATCGAGCACGTACAGGCGTGGGTACTGCGGCACCCGATCCTCGCCCTGATCGTGCTGCTCGTTGGTGTTACCGCGGTGTTCACGCTGCTGCTGTGGCTGGGCCCGCCGGTTCCGAAGGCGTAG